The Fulvivirga ligni genome window below encodes:
- a CDS encoding SDR family oxidoreductase, producing MNKTIFITGASSGLGKATAKLFAAQGWTVIAAMRQPEKETELSELENVHLLKLDLIDSAKISEIAAKAEAISPVDVVLNNAGYGLMGPFEGTTDEQITQQINTNFLGTMLVTKAFLPYLRGRKAGEIITVTSSTANIPYPFVAVYAATKAALETWTEGMSYELKNLGIAIKTIVPAYMQTSFGSNAQVASHPDYKEMFEHYITAMRADSSTKRDTPESIAKVIYGATLNNSAQLHYTAGDLSTEEYQWLKKVGIEEVIETMNHHFFEKEM from the coding sequence ATGAACAAGACCATTTTTATCACCGGAGCATCATCAGGATTAGGAAAAGCAACTGCCAAATTATTTGCTGCACAAGGGTGGACAGTAATTGCTGCTATGAGGCAGCCAGAAAAAGAAACAGAACTATCGGAGCTGGAGAATGTGCATCTTTTGAAATTAGACCTTATTGATAGTGCGAAAATTTCTGAAATTGCCGCCAAGGCCGAAGCAATCAGTCCTGTAGACGTGGTATTGAATAATGCTGGCTATGGGTTAATGGGGCCTTTTGAAGGAACCACTGACGAACAGATAACGCAGCAGATCAATACTAACTTTCTGGGAACCATGCTAGTTACCAAAGCTTTTCTTCCTTATCTAAGAGGCAGGAAAGCAGGTGAGATTATTACCGTGACCTCTTCTACGGCTAACATTCCTTATCCATTTGTAGCGGTTTATGCGGCCACAAAAGCGGCCTTAGAAACCTGGACAGAAGGCATGAGTTATGAATTAAAAAACTTAGGTATAGCTATCAAAACCATAGTACCTGCTTATATGCAAACCAGTTTCGGAAGTAATGCGCAAGTGGCTTCTCATCCTGATTATAAGGAAATGTTTGAGCACTATATCACCGCTATGAGGGCTGACTCCTCTACCAAGCGTGATACGCCAGAAAGCATTGCTAAGGTGATTTATGGAGCCACTTTGAATAACTCTGCTCAGCTGCATTACACCGCTGGCGACCTTTCTACTGAAGAATATCAATGGCTGAAAAAGGTAGGAATAGAAGAAGTAATCGAAACAATGAATCATCACTTCTTTGAAAAAGAAATGTAA
- a CDS encoding DUF2975 domain-containing protein — protein MSHNTNKGIKAFKAIYLVGIIFAVMKLIEYLQWTFQLIKKWRLPEEPFFSKVNLNGIDADMPISAYLVFGILYIVVFGFIFLGLYQLNNTTKLISENIIFQKEVGSAFKKAGRSFLAFAFGTLIIDISVLLWAQTSNRVIDLLSTELIVFLILGYLMLFLADIFKEGITLQEENELTI, from the coding sequence ATGTCACACAACACTAATAAGGGGATTAAGGCCTTTAAGGCTATTTATCTGGTCGGGATTATATTCGCCGTAATGAAGTTAATCGAATATTTGCAATGGACATTTCAGTTGATAAAAAAATGGCGTTTACCAGAAGAGCCATTTTTCTCTAAAGTAAATTTGAATGGTATTGATGCAGATATGCCCATATCAGCTTATTTAGTTTTTGGCATTTTATACATCGTTGTATTTGGATTCATATTTCTAGGCCTTTACCAATTAAATAATACCACGAAATTGATTTCAGAGAATATTATTTTTCAAAAGGAGGTAGGTTCAGCCTTTAAAAAGGCAGGTAGATCATTTCTGGCTTTTGCCTTTGGTACCCTAATAATCGATATCTCGGTACTGTTATGGGCGCAGACTTCTAACAGAGTGATAGACTTATTGTCAACTGAATTAATAGTCTTTCTTATTTTAGGTTATTTGATGTTATTTTTAGCGGACATTTTTAAAGAAGGAATAACGCTGCAGGAAGAAAACGAACTTACGATTTAA
- a CDS encoding DUF4007 family protein — protein sequence MANLTFSGHDTFHCRHFWLKKGYDLTAQNKPFNDDAVLNLGVGRNMVTAIRYWLRAFDILNESDELNDLAKKIFDDKGWDPFLEDEGTLWLLHYQLAKKQHASIYNIIFSELRKFRPEFTLKHFLDFIDREKGEFNQNTLKKDFQVFQRTYLATKDEKDLEESLSGLLTELGLVREIKREKKSYLNIENKKRPELPYQIVLFAILDNEDYGNSISFRSFYNEKNGIGNIFALSEDGLFEKISQITENYKDITFVNEAGVRELQFKSNKPAAIKILEDYYAKN from the coding sequence ATGGCAAATCTTACATTTTCCGGGCACGACACCTTTCATTGTAGGCATTTTTGGCTCAAAAAGGGATACGACTTAACGGCTCAAAACAAACCATTTAATGATGACGCAGTACTCAACTTAGGTGTCGGTAGAAATATGGTTACTGCTATCCGTTACTGGCTTCGTGCTTTTGATATTTTAAATGAAAGTGATGAGCTCAATGACTTAGCCAAGAAAATATTTGATGATAAAGGCTGGGACCCATTTTTAGAAGATGAAGGAACGCTTTGGTTACTTCATTATCAGCTGGCTAAGAAGCAACACGCGTCAATCTACAACATCATATTTTCTGAATTGAGAAAATTCCGACCAGAATTTACACTCAAACACTTTTTAGATTTTATTGATCGTGAAAAAGGAGAGTTTAATCAGAATACATTAAAGAAAGATTTTCAGGTTTTCCAAAGAACCTATTTGGCAACGAAGGATGAAAAAGACCTCGAGGAAAGTCTCTCTGGACTATTAACTGAACTAGGGCTTGTAAGAGAAATAAAAAGAGAAAAGAAATCATATCTGAATATTGAAAATAAGAAAAGACCTGAACTCCCTTATCAAATCGTGCTCTTTGCCATCCTAGACAATGAAGATTATGGCAACTCTATTAGTTTCAGGAGCTTTTACAATGAAAAAAATGGCATAGGAAACATCTTCGCGCTATCTGAAGATGGACTTTTTGAAAAAATCTCTCAAATCACAGAAAATTATAAAGACATAACCTTTGTCAATGAAGCAGGGGTAAGAGAATTGCAATTTAAAAGCAATAAACCAGCGGCTATAAAAATATTGGAGGATTACTATGCTAAAAACTAA
- a CDS encoding AraC family transcriptional regulator — MIKQLSTPFMLALKARNLTVEIHHHSAYQMVLSNDVPFTSTINGKLCEQIHGFIIKPQVKHHCVAEKGTLNVVNVEPYSTVGLELANRLQSNQDFLVFNSPSETSSFFQLERETFDIYTIINALLSKIPTLDYDERVSQIIEYIHANYANQGITPQTFAEIVFLSPSRLAALFKEQTGSSLSKYLLWTRLRHAILLTLSDKERNLTDIAYATGFYDQSQFNKYMYEMFGMPPKALKINSDLIEIY, encoded by the coding sequence ATGATTAAACAATTATCAACTCCCTTTATGCTGGCCCTAAAGGCACGTAATCTCACGGTAGAGATTCATCATCATTCTGCCTATCAAATGGTGTTATCAAATGATGTGCCATTTACTTCTACCATTAATGGCAAGCTATGTGAACAAATACACGGTTTCATCATCAAACCGCAGGTAAAACACCATTGTGTTGCAGAAAAAGGAACCTTAAATGTGGTGAATGTTGAACCTTATTCTACTGTTGGATTAGAGCTAGCAAACAGGCTTCAGTCTAATCAGGATTTCTTGGTCTTCAACTCGCCATCCGAAACCAGTTCTTTCTTTCAATTAGAAAGAGAAACCTTTGATATATACACTATCATCAATGCTCTCTTATCCAAAATACCTACTTTGGATTACGATGAAAGGGTTTCCCAAATCATTGAATACATTCATGCCAACTATGCAAACCAAGGCATCACACCCCAAACATTTGCTGAGATTGTTTTTCTTTCCCCTTCCAGATTAGCAGCTCTGTTTAAAGAACAGACTGGGAGCAGTCTATCCAAATATTTGTTGTGGACAAGGCTACGACATGCAATACTTCTAACCCTTTCAGATAAAGAAAGAAATTTAACCGATATTGCTTACGCCACTGGATTCTACGATCAATCCCAATTCAATAAGTACATGTATGAGATGTTTGGTATGCCTCCCAAAGCATTAAAAATTAATAGCGATTTGATAGAAATTTACTAA
- a CDS encoding phosphoadenosine phosphosulfate reductase family protein, which yields MSKTKHVIGISGGKDSAALAIYLHDKYPNIDLTYYFCDTGKELDDTYQLIDNLELYLGSKILKLENEEVTKSPDDPFDHFFKAYRGYIPSAQARWCTKKLKLEPFEKFVGDAPTISYVGIRGDEDREGYISTKPNIQSIFPFRRNIWSEDIINKVLYNKNIQMVADLYGNHVNGRTLDKVLETVYEPFDVHPKEKTITRRNRMAKLERILDTGVVPFNKVVFDFLKTTAYPLAQESDFLLLENEDILIRDDIFKILEDSGVGVPGYYQKKEYVVNEEKGEYARSRSGCFFCFFQQKIEWVWLYEQHPDLFEKAKKYENEDEGFTWNQYETLEDLIKPRRMEQIKEEHLNRTKKEKSKDSKFLIDILDDTESEGCAACFI from the coding sequence ATGAGTAAGACAAAGCATGTAATAGGGATTTCAGGAGGAAAAGATAGTGCAGCGTTGGCTATCTATTTACATGACAAATATCCAAATATCGATTTAACTTATTATTTCTGTGACACGGGGAAAGAACTAGATGATACATACCAGCTTATTGATAATCTTGAGCTTTATTTAGGGTCAAAAATATTAAAACTGGAGAATGAAGAGGTTACTAAAAGTCCGGACGACCCATTTGATCACTTTTTCAAAGCCTACAGGGGTTACATTCCTTCAGCACAAGCCAGATGGTGTACAAAAAAATTGAAATTAGAACCCTTTGAAAAGTTTGTAGGAGATGCCCCCACTATTTCCTACGTAGGCATTCGTGGAGATGAAGATCGTGAGGGATATATTTCAACCAAACCGAATATACAATCCATTTTTCCTTTCAGAAGAAATATTTGGAGCGAGGACATTATCAACAAAGTGCTTTATAACAAGAATATCCAAATGGTGGCTGATTTATATGGCAATCATGTAAATGGCCGAACCTTAGATAAGGTACTTGAAACCGTATATGAACCTTTCGATGTTCATCCTAAAGAAAAGACGATTACCCGAAGGAATCGGATGGCCAAACTTGAGAGAATATTGGACACGGGAGTTGTTCCTTTTAATAAAGTAGTATTTGATTTTCTTAAAACCACAGCATATCCTTTAGCTCAAGAAAGTGATTTTCTCCTATTGGAAAATGAAGACATCTTAATTCGGGATGATATATTTAAAATACTAGAAGATAGTGGTGTTGGTGTGCCTGGCTACTACCAAAAGAAAGAGTACGTAGTCAATGAAGAAAAAGGTGAATATGCCCGTAGTCGATCTGGTTGTTTCTTCTGTTTCTTCCAACAAAAGATCGAGTGGGTTTGGCTCTATGAGCAACATCCTGATTTGTTTGAAAAAGCCAAAAAATACGAAAACGAAGACGAAGGCTTTACGTGGAACCAATATGAAACTTTGGAAGACCTCATAAAGCCTAGACGTATGGAACAAATTAAAGAAGAACACCTCAACCGCACCAAAAAAGAAAAATCAAAAGATTCTAAATTTTTAATTGACATCCTTGACGATACTGAAAGTGAAGGATGTGCGGCTTGTTTTATTTAG
- a CDS encoding Crp/Fnr family transcriptional regulator encodes MNEFIEYILQFGDLNRQQLDLISSKAKEVELKKDDYFSEAGKVLKQVGFIREGILRTCYYNNKGEEITKIFLEENHLLYNLKNAPSTEYIQAATDCRLLVFSNKDWQEISDTIIAWDSIIQKLTNKALVKKLQRVSPLVSQDATTRYLEFMEKYPTLANRIPLSYIASYLGITQQSLSRIRKNIR; translated from the coding sequence ATGAATGAATTTATAGAATACATATTGCAATTCGGAGACTTGAACCGCCAGCAGCTTGACTTGATCAGCAGTAAGGCGAAAGAAGTAGAGCTGAAGAAAGATGATTATTTTTCGGAAGCTGGAAAGGTGCTGAAGCAGGTGGGGTTTATACGGGAAGGCATACTTCGGACATGTTACTATAACAACAAGGGCGAGGAAATCACTAAGATTTTCTTGGAAGAAAATCATTTGCTTTATAATCTGAAGAATGCACCTTCTACAGAATATATTCAGGCCGCCACAGATTGCAGGCTGCTCGTGTTTTCTAATAAAGATTGGCAGGAAATTTCTGATACCATTATTGCCTGGGATAGTATCATTCAAAAACTCACTAATAAAGCGCTGGTTAAAAAGCTGCAAAGGGTAAGCCCTCTTGTTTCTCAGGACGCTACTACCCGCTATCTGGAGTTTATGGAAAAATACCCTACACTGGCTAACCGTATTCCCTTATCGTACATTGCATCCTACCTGGGTATCACCCAGCAATCACTGAGCAGAATAAGGAAAAATATACGCTAA
- a CDS encoding helix-turn-helix domain-containing protein yields the protein MPIVVNLDVMLAKRKMQSKELVEILKITPANLSILKTGKAKAIRFSTLESICEALECQPGDILEYKSE from the coding sequence ATGCCTATTGTAGTTAATTTAGATGTGATGCTTGCAAAGAGAAAAATGCAATCGAAGGAATTGGTAGAAATTCTTAAAATTACTCCTGCCAACTTATCCATATTAAAAACAGGAAAAGCAAAAGCCATTCGCTTTTCCACCCTTGAATCTATTTGTGAGGCTTTAGAATGTCAACCAGGAGATATTTTGGAATATAAGTCTGAATGA